TATACGTTCTAATTAAAAATATTCGGTTTATTGTGTAAAATTGTATAGAATAGATTTGCATAGTTATAAAATTTTGTATAAAAATATAATGAATCGTAAGAAGTAAGTTTTATAAATTATATGAGATATTTTAGTTGTTTTAGGAGATTTAATGACACGCCCAGTTGTAATATTTTAGCATGGTATAAAAACATATTAAAACTTATAACGAAATTAATATCCTAAACAATAATCGTATATTAAAAATGTAGAAAAGTCTAGTAATAGTAAAATTTTGTTTTTTTAATGTAGATAATAGAATATTTGTACTATTTAATATTAAGAATAATTTGTGTTAAAATTAATAATTTCTTTAGGATTTATTTTGATTATATTATTTGTACTATTGGTAAATACGTTTTTATCATTTTTTGATGTTTGATTTTTTGAAAATTGTCAACTTTTCACATTTTGGAGGCAACTTTTATAGATTTTAGGGTCAACTTTCCTCATTTTGAAGTTAACTCATAAATTAAAAAGTCAACTTTTCTCATTTTAATTACAGGGACATTGGGGATAAAAGCGGACACAAAGAAGAGTGAGATAGGTGGGTATTTTAGTAAGATAACAGAGACAATGAAGGAAGTTAGAGAGAAGTTAGGTAAGATTTTGGAAGAGAATGGGAAATATGAGAAAGTGAAAGAGAAGGTAGAGGAATTTATTGGGAAGATAGGTAAGATCGAAGAAGGAGCAAAGAAAGCTGCTTTGGGGGCTAATGATAGTGCAGTCATTGGTGGAGTTGTAAAATCTGATGCTGCTGGGAATGGTGTTGATGCGGAAAGTGTTAAAAATTTAGTTGTGGGAATTAAAAAAATAGTTGATTTAGTTGTAGGAAAAGGTGATGGTCAAGCAGATAAAACTAGTCCTGTTGAGGAGGATAAGAAGAATATTGGGAAATTGTTTGGTGATAAGACTGATGCTGGTAAAGGTGCTGAAGAAAAGCATGTGGCTGCAGCAAGTGCATCAATAGGAGCAGTAAGTGGTTCTGATATATTAAAAGATATTGCTAATTCCGGTGATGTTAAGGCAAATGGTGCGGTTAAAGATGCTAAGGATGCTGCTGCTTTGGCTTTAGCTAAAGGTACTAATAATGACAATGATGAAAAACTTGGTGATTCTGTAAAGAAAGATGCTATTATAGCAGCAGGAATAGCATTGAGAGGAATGGCAAGAGATGGTAAGTTTATTGTTAAGGATGATGGTGATAAAAAAACAGAAGCAGAAGGGGCTAAGGGAGCAGCAGCAAATGCGGTAAATAAGGTATTAAGTACATTGGTAATAGCGATCAGGAATAGAGTGGATGAAGGATTAAAAGAGATTAATAATGTATTGGGAGAGATTAAGCAGGGAGAAGGTACTGAAGCTAAGGCTAATTAATAGGTGAATTAGTATATATTTAATATAGTTAAAATTATTAGATATAAAGATTAGTAAAGGGAGCAAAAAAGCTCTCTTTTTTTATTTGCAGGATTGTATATAGTTTGGTGAATTGTTTTTCATATAAACATCTTTGTTTCTTCTAATCCTTAAAAGATAAGCTAGAAAAAAATAAAAAATAAGGAGGCGAAAAGGATGAATAGAGAGAAAAAAGTAGAGGGGAAAATAAGAGTAGTGATAATAATGGTGATGATGATGGGATGTAATAATGGGGGAGGAATAAAGGAAGGAGAGGAAGGGAAAGGAATGAAGGGAGATGGGAGTGTAATAGATTTAAAGGTAGTAGGGGAGAAGATAAAGAGTGCGGTGGAATTTTCGGAAAGTGTTAAAGAAGTTTATACTTTGGTTAAGTCGGTTGACGAGTTGTCTAAAGCCATTGGAAAGAAAATTAAGGACTCTGCTGCTGAGCTTGCTGTTCAGGCAGATAAAAATGCATCAATACTTGCAGGAGCATTTAATGTTGTGTTATATGTTAAGACTAAATTGGAACAATTGGAGAAAAGGGAAGGAATTTCTGA
This sequence is a window from Borrelia duttonii Ly. Protein-coding genes within it:
- a CDS encoding Vsp/OspC family lipoprotein; its protein translation is MNREKKVEGKIRVVIIMVMMMGCNNGGGIKEGEEGKGMKGDGSVIDLKVVGEKIKSAVEFSESVKEVYTLVKSVDELSKAIGKKIKDSAAELAVQADKNASILAGAFNVVLYVKTKLEQLEKREGISEELKAKVIATTTANTAFLNKLKEENAYLGKDGVTDDNAKKAIDRIGQPNGNKGAKELGELNKAIDELLRASNKIVSDAMTELVVKPTI